One segment of Thermodesulfovibrio sp. 3907-1M DNA contains the following:
- the purH gene encoding bifunctional phosphoribosylaminoimidazolecarboxamide formyltransferase/IMP cyclohydrolase produces MIKRALISVSEKRGLIEFAKELFQLGVEIISTGGTAKILREAGINVIDVSEYTGFPEIMDGRVKTLHPLIHGGILARRSNRNDIDAMQRLGIKPIDVVVVNLYPFEATIKKEDVTIEEAIENIDIGGPTLLRAAAKNYKDVIVIVDPDDYPSIIEALKKGEVSTEKRFELAKKVFSHTARYDALIADYFDKISSSAFKEDWTLPLKMVQTLRYGENPHQKAALYALNETPSLIDAEVLQGKEMSFNNYLDTHSAVLLASEFEQPVCVIVKHNNPCGVAIAEDPLDAYKKAFECDPVSAFGGIIAFNRVVDKTTAEEVIQTFYEVVIAPGFDEESLKIFSKKKNLRLLKFPALSDKIKPSGFDLKRIIGGFIVQQWDTLEDEFSQAKIVTKRKPTEDEWRALKFAWKVCKHVKSNAIVYAREDKTVGLGIGQTSRVFSAKIGAMHALSPLKGTVVASDGFFPFRDNIDVLAQNGVTAIIQPGGSVRDQEVIDAADQYGMAMVFTGIRHFRH; encoded by the coding sequence GTGATAAAAAGGGCATTAATAAGTGTATCTGAAAAAAGGGGATTAATAGAGTTTGCAAAGGAACTTTTTCAGCTGGGAGTGGAGATTATCTCTACAGGTGGAACAGCAAAAATTTTAAGGGAAGCTGGAATAAATGTGATAGATGTTTCAGAGTATACAGGCTTTCCTGAAATTATGGATGGCAGGGTAAAAACCCTTCATCCACTTATTCACGGTGGAATACTGGCACGAAGGAGCAACAGAAATGACATAGATGCAATGCAAAGGCTGGGAATTAAACCCATTGACGTGGTGGTTGTTAATCTCTATCCCTTTGAAGCAACAATAAAAAAAGAAGATGTCACTATTGAAGAAGCCATTGAAAACATTGATATTGGCGGACCTACACTGCTGAGAGCTGCAGCTAAAAACTACAAAGATGTGATAGTTATTGTTGACCCTGATGATTATCCTTCCATAATTGAGGCTCTTAAAAAAGGGGAAGTTTCTACAGAAAAAAGATTTGAACTTGCAAAGAAGGTCTTTTCTCATACAGCAAGATATGATGCCTTAATTGCAGATTATTTTGATAAAATCAGTTCTTCAGCCTTTAAAGAGGACTGGACATTGCCATTAAAAATGGTGCAAACATTAAGATACGGAGAAAATCCTCATCAGAAAGCAGCACTATATGCATTGAATGAAACTCCATCATTGATAGATGCAGAAGTACTGCAGGGCAAAGAGATGTCCTTTAATAACTATCTTGACACTCATTCAGCAGTTCTTTTAGCTTCAGAATTTGAACAACCAGTCTGTGTAATTGTAAAACACAACAATCCCTGTGGAGTAGCAATTGCTGAGGATCCTCTGGATGCTTATAAAAAAGCCTTTGAATGTGATCCTGTAAGTGCTTTTGGTGGAATAATTGCTTTTAACAGAGTTGTGGATAAAACCACGGCAGAAGAAGTTATTCAAACTTTTTATGAGGTTGTTATTGCGCCAGGATTTGATGAAGAATCATTGAAAATTTTTTCAAAAAAGAAAAATCTGAGATTACTGAAATTTCCAGCTCTTTCTGATAAAATTAAACCATCAGGTTTTGATTTAAAGAGAATTATCGGTGGATTTATAGTGCAGCAGTGGGATACTCTTGAGGATGAATTTTCTCAGGCAAAGATTGTAACAAAGAGAAAGCCCACAGAGGATGAATGGAGAGCTTTAAAGTTTGCATGGAAGGTTTGCAAACATGTAAAATCAAATGCCATTGTTTATGCAAGAGAGGACAAAACAGTGGGACTTGGAATTGGTCAGACAAGCAGAGTATTTTCAGCAAAGATAGGTGCAATGCATGCCTTAAGTCCATTAAAAGGAACTGTGGTCGCATCTGATGGATTCTTCCCATTCAGAGATAACATTGATGTCCTTGCACAAAATGGAGTAACTGCTATAATTCAGCCAGGTGGATCTGTCCGAGACCAGGAAGTAATTGACGCAGCAGACCAGTATGGTATGGCAATGGTATTTACAGGAATAAGACATTTCAGGCACTAA
- a CDS encoding protoglobin domain-containing protein — protein MRPFKEIKANYYFTKEDENRLLELKPLMEKRAEKVVGALYQWIIQTDSAKRIFKNESLIKHVMRLVRTWFISLFSGRYDNYFYDSLIRVGQKHEKVGVDPHFMTRAINIIRNACVDILCEEMEQNREKYLISINKILDINLDIITSAYLEEEIKGYSPAYRIKLQLVRYGEIFSQLVSIVLILGLSILTFAVIYLCGKDIYEILSGKLEQTIVTALGSVLILWVMLELLNTEITHLKGGKFRISVFVGVALVTVIRETMIATLKHETIEFIISLIAAILVIGLIYWLVKKTEEDRR, from the coding sequence ATGAGACCTTTTAAAGAAATCAAAGCGAACTATTATTTTACAAAAGAGGATGAGAATAGGCTTTTAGAGCTTAAGCCTCTTATGGAAAAAAGAGCTGAAAAAGTTGTAGGAGCTCTTTATCAATGGATCATCCAGACAGATTCAGCAAAAAGAATTTTTAAAAATGAATCATTAATAAAACATGTAATGAGACTCGTAAGAACATGGTTTATAAGTCTTTTTTCTGGCAGATATGATAACTACTTTTATGATTCTCTGATAAGAGTTGGACAAAAACATGAAAAAGTTGGCGTAGATCCTCATTTTATGACAAGAGCAATAAATATCATAAGAAATGCCTGCGTTGATATACTTTGTGAGGAAATGGAACAAAACAGAGAAAAATATTTAATCTCAATCAATAAGATACTTGACATAAATCTTGATATTATCACCTCTGCTTACCTTGAGGAAGAAATCAAAGGTTATTCCCCAGCCTATAGAATAAAACTACAACTTGTAAGGTATGGTGAAATATTCTCTCAACTTGTAAGTATCGTTTTAATACTTGGATTGAGCATTCTTACTTTTGCTGTTATTTATCTTTGTGGAAAAGACATATATGAAATATTATCAGGTAAATTAGAACAGACAATTGTAACAGCACTTGGTTCAGTTCTTATTCTATGGGTTATGCTTGAACTTTTAAATACTGAAATCACGCATCTTAAAGGAGGAAAATTCAGAATAAGTGTTTTTGTTGGAGTTGCTCTTGTTACTGTAATAAGAGAGACAATGATTGCAACCCTAAAACATGAAACAATTGAATTCATAATTTCATTAATAGCTGCTATTCTCGTAATTGGTTTAATTTACTGGTTAGTTAAAAAGACAGAGGAGGACAGAAGATGA
- the purD gene encoding phosphoribosylamine--glycine ligase codes for MKVLVIGSGGREHAIVWRLAQSRVIDKIYCMPGNAGISDLAECVEIESKEFSTLVDFVKYEWIDLTVVGPEDPLAKGIVDVFQKEGRKIIGPTKAAAQLESSKVFAKEFMKRHKIPTAEYKVFTSYTHAEEYIRLKGAPIVVKADGLAAGKGVFVCQSYEEAVEALKLIMKEKIFGSAGEKVVIEECLQGKEASYLVFTDGKNIVPMVTSKDHKRLLDNDEGPNTGGMGTFSPNPVITAELEKEILDTIIKPTIRGLKSEGIVYKGILYAGLMIVNNKPYVLEFNCRFGDPETQVILPRLETDLVDIFMAITEQKLNKVDVKWKDASSLCVILASEGYPGKYKKGLPIKGLEMVKGLKDVIVFHAGTKFDEDGRIVTNGGRVLGVTALGKDIKEARHKVYNAVKLIHFEGMQYRKDIGLNI; via the coding sequence ATGAAAGTTCTTGTTATAGGTTCAGGAGGAAGAGAACATGCCATAGTATGGAGACTTGCGCAGTCAAGAGTAATTGATAAAATTTACTGTATGCCTGGAAATGCGGGGATTTCCGATCTGGCAGAGTGTGTAGAAATTGAGAGTAAGGAGTTTTCTACTCTTGTTGACTTTGTTAAATATGAGTGGATTGACCTTACAGTAGTTGGACCTGAAGACCCTCTTGCAAAGGGAATTGTTGATGTGTTTCAGAAAGAGGGACGAAAAATTATCGGTCCAACAAAAGCAGCTGCTCAACTGGAAAGTAGTAAAGTTTTTGCAAAGGAATTTATGAAAAGGCATAAAATTCCAACAGCGGAATACAAAGTTTTTACATCCTACACACACGCTGAAGAATATATTAGATTGAAAGGCGCTCCAATTGTTGTAAAAGCAGATGGACTTGCTGCAGGCAAAGGAGTTTTTGTATGCCAGAGTTATGAAGAAGCAGTTGAGGCATTAAAACTTATTATGAAAGAAAAAATTTTTGGTTCCGCTGGAGAAAAAGTTGTCATTGAAGAATGTCTTCAGGGTAAAGAAGCTTCCTATCTTGTTTTTACAGATGGTAAAAACATAGTCCCAATGGTTACATCAAAGGACCATAAAAGACTTCTTGACAACGATGAGGGACCAAATACAGGAGGTATGGGAACATTCAGTCCTAATCCAGTAATTACTGCAGAACTTGAAAAAGAAATCCTTGATACAATAATTAAGCCAACAATAAGAGGATTAAAATCTGAAGGAATAGTTTATAAAGGGATTCTTTATGCAGGACTTATGATTGTCAATAACAAACCGTATGTGCTTGAGTTTAATTGCCGATTTGGTGATCCTGAAACACAGGTAATTTTGCCAAGACTTGAAACTGACTTAGTTGACATTTTTATGGCAATAACAGAGCAGAAATTAAATAAAGTAGATGTAAAATGGAAAGATGCTTCATCTTTATGTGTTATTCTTGCATCAGAAGGATATCCGGGAAAATATAAAAAAGGTCTGCCTATTAAAGGTCTTGAAATGGTAAAAGGATTAAAAGATGTAATTGTCTTTCATGCAGGCACTAAATTTGATGAAGACGGCAGGATTGTAACAAATGGAGGAAGAGTTCTTGGAGTTACTGCCTTAGGAAAAGATATAAAAGAGGCAAGGCATAAGGTTTATAACGCTGTTAAGTTAATTCATTTTGAAGGAATGCAGTACAGAAAAGACATTGGATTAAATATTTAA
- a CDS encoding macro domain-containing protein, protein MQEKKINGKTLRIMIGDITERDTDAIVNAANNYLKHGGGVAGAIVRKGGQIIQEESDRIGFVPTGSAAITTAGSLKAKYIIHAVGPKWGESQEEEKLKNAVLSSLRLANDYKLKTISFPAISSGIYGCPKNMVAKVLINTAAEYLKNYNTTLELIEFCLFDEESFRYFKEEFDKI, encoded by the coding sequence ATGCAAGAGAAAAAAATTAATGGAAAAACATTACGGATAATGATCGGAGATATCACAGAAAGGGATACAGATGCCATTGTTAATGCAGCAAATAATTATCTCAAACACGGTGGAGGAGTGGCTGGTGCAATTGTGCGAAAGGGTGGACAGATCATACAGGAAGAAAGTGATAGAATTGGCTTTGTGCCAACAGGTTCTGCAGCAATCACCACTGCTGGTTCTTTAAAAGCAAAATATATAATTCATGCTGTTGGACCTAAGTGGGGTGAGAGCCAGGAAGAAGAAAAGCTTAAAAATGCGGTATTAAGCAGTCTCAGGCTTGCCAATGATTATAAACTTAAAACCATATCATTCCCTGCGATAAGTTCAGGAATATATGGCTGTCCAAAGAATATGGTTGCAAAAGTTTTAATTAACACTGCAGCTGAATATTTAAAAAACTACAATACAACTCTTGAACTCATTGAGTTCTGTCTTTTTGATGAAGAAAGCTTTCGCTACTTTAAAGAGGAGTTTGATAAAATATAA
- a CDS encoding ribonuclease H-like YkuK family protein — protein MSFQQVFEKIIDFVREQPDRQYNLIVGSDSFPGEETVFVTAIIIHRKGSGGRYFYRKIKHEKVDSLKLRIFTEASLSLEVAEALRSKLSENGVSRLPVEIHLDIGKNGATRSLVKEVIKMIVGSGYIAVTKPDSFGATKVADRHTN, from the coding sequence TTGTCATTTCAACAGGTTTTTGAAAAAATAATAGATTTTGTAAGAGAACAACCTGACAGACAATACAATTTAATAGTAGGGAGTGATTCTTTTCCTGGAGAAGAGACTGTCTTTGTAACTGCAATAATAATTCATAGAAAAGGTTCTGGTGGAAGATATTTTTACAGAAAAATAAAACATGAAAAAGTGGATAGTTTAAAGTTGAGAATTTTTACTGAAGCCTCACTCAGCCTTGAAGTGGCAGAGGCTTTAAGGAGTAAATTATCTGAAAATGGAGTTTCCCGATTACCCGTTGAAATTCATCTTGATATAGGTAAAAATGGAGCAACAAGAAGTCTTGTTAAGGAAGTTATTAAGATGATTGTTGGCTCAGGATATATTGCTGTAACAAAACCTGATTCCTTCGGTGCTACAAAAGTAGCAGACAGGCATACAAATTAA
- a CDS encoding tRNA (adenine-N1)-methyltransferase, with amino-acid sequence MSVFKEGDLALLIDSKERKYLVTLKKDASFSFHKGNVYFNEIIGKPDGTKIKSSHGETLTAFRPTLEEYILKMKRGAQIIYPKDISRIITLLDVFPGAKVFEAGTGSGALTLYLLRAVGEKGKVVSYEKRQDFYENARINIEKFIENEAAGQLILLNKDIAEGIEESDFDRAILDLTEPWLFLDKVVNALKSGGIIGCYLTTVLQIYSLMEEFEKNFSQKLHKIGIFEILERKWEKQGLSLRPALRMVAHTGFIVVFRKLS; translated from the coding sequence TTGTCAGTATTCAAAGAAGGTGATTTAGCTCTTTTGATAGATTCAAAGGAAAGAAAATATCTTGTTACTTTAAAAAAAGACGCTTCTTTTTCATTCCATAAGGGTAATGTTTACTTCAATGAAATAATAGGCAAGCCCGATGGAACTAAGATTAAATCATCTCACGGGGAGACTTTAACTGCTTTTCGCCCTACCCTTGAAGAATACATTCTTAAAATGAAAAGAGGAGCTCAGATAATATATCCAAAAGATATTTCAAGAATTATCACCCTTCTTGATGTCTTCCCTGGAGCAAAAGTATTTGAAGCTGGAACAGGCTCTGGAGCCTTAACTCTGTATCTTTTACGAGCTGTTGGAGAAAAAGGCAAGGTTGTCTCATACGAAAAAAGGCAGGATTTTTATGAAAATGCGAGGATAAATATTGAAAAATTTATTGAAAATGAAGCTGCAGGACAATTAATTCTTTTAAATAAAGACATTGCTGAAGGGATAGAAGAGTCAGACTTTGATAGAGCAATTCTTGACCTTACAGAACCATGGCTTTTTCTTGATAAGGTGGTAAATGCTTTAAAATCTGGTGGAATTATAGGATGTTACCTGACAACAGTTTTACAGATATATAGTTTGATGGAAGAATTTGAAAAAAACTTCTCTCAAAAACTTCATAAAATCGGCATATTTGAAATTCTTGAAAGAAAATGGGAAAAACAGGGTCTAAGCCTCAGGCCAGCCTTAAGAATGGTGGCTCATACAGGATTTATTGTTGTCTTTAGAAAACTTTCATGA
- a CDS encoding radical SAM protein encodes MTVRCLLVNPWIYDFAAYNFWARPLGLLKVAEFLSQFNFELFLIDCCDSFRVKKYGTGKYRAEVVEKPEILKNIHRKYKRYGCSKEEFIEKLSLADSVDLILVTSIMAYWWYGVKEVIKILREKFKDIPIILGGIYATLYKEHAEKNTNADFIYEGQIDNRLIKTIENFGLKLKRINDKPKYWWQMSFYKEMPYAPILTSTGCPFRCSYCASSLLYKSFEQRNIDEVVDEIEGLYRLGVRDFAFYDDALLYKADTHIKPLLEKLLKKNLQARFHTPNGLHARYIDRELAQLMKLTGFKTLRLSLETVDIKRQIETGGKVTSDEVERAVFYLKEAGFSCQEIGVYVMYGLPEQTLDEVRASVEFLRKLRVRIHLTEFSPIKGTYYWQRLVRTGVISEDLDPLLTNNSIFSEIFAGYSREELQKLKLDVNNFNLIL; translated from the coding sequence ATGACTGTCAGGTGTCTTCTTGTAAATCCCTGGATTTATGACTTTGCTGCCTATAATTTCTGGGCAAGACCTCTCGGATTGTTGAAAGTGGCTGAATTTTTAAGTCAATTTAACTTTGAACTATTCTTAATAGACTGCTGTGATTCCTTTAGAGTGAAAAAATATGGAACAGGAAAATACAGGGCAGAAGTTGTTGAAAAACCTGAAATTTTAAAAAATATACATAGAAAATATAAAAGATACGGATGCAGTAAGGAAGAATTCATTGAAAAATTAAGCCTTGCTGATTCTGTTGACCTTATCCTGGTTACTTCTATTATGGCTTACTGGTGGTACGGAGTAAAGGAAGTTATAAAAATTTTAAGAGAAAAATTCAAAGACATTCCAATTATTCTTGGAGGAATTTATGCTACTCTTTATAAAGAACATGCAGAAAAAAATACCAATGCTGATTTTATTTATGAAGGACAGATAGATAATAGATTAATTAAAACAATTGAAAACTTTGGATTAAAGCTTAAAAGAATAAACGACAAGCCAAAATACTGGTGGCAGATGAGTTTTTATAAAGAAATGCCTTATGCTCCGATTTTAACTTCCACAGGATGTCCTTTTAGATGTTCCTACTGTGCTTCTTCCCTGTTATATAAATCCTTTGAACAAAGAAATATAGATGAAGTAGTTGATGAAATTGAAGGATTATACAGGCTTGGAGTAAGAGACTTTGCCTTTTATGATGACGCTTTATTATATAAAGCTGATACTCATATAAAGCCTTTGCTTGAAAAACTACTTAAAAAGAATTTACAGGCAAGATTTCACACTCCCAATGGACTTCATGCCCGCTATATTGATAGAGAGCTTGCTCAGTTAATGAAGCTTACAGGATTTAAAACTCTGAGACTGAGCCTTGAAACAGTGGACATAAAAAGGCAGATAGAAACAGGAGGAAAAGTTACCTCTGATGAAGTTGAAAGAGCAGTTTTTTATCTTAAAGAAGCAGGATTTTCTTGTCAGGAAATAGGAGTTTATGTAATGTATGGGCTCCCTGAACAAACTCTTGATGAAGTGAGAGCTAGCGTAGAGTTTCTTAGAAAATTAAGAGTTCGCATTCATTTAACAGAGTTTTCACCAATTAAAGGAACCTATTACTGGCAAAGGCTTGTAAGGACCGGCGTTATTTCCGAAGATTTAGATCCTCTTTTGACAAATAATTCAATTTTTTCAGAGATTTTTGCTGGATATTCAAGAGAGGAATTACAAAAATTAAAACTTGATGTGAACAACTTTAATCTGATATTATAG
- a CDS encoding tetratricopeptide repeat protein, translating into MEKQDFETRFEEANLMLRYKEFDEACKIYRELIQENSNLAELHNNYGLALFYLSKFEEAIEEFKKAIEIKEDFALPYANIGLVYLNKEEYEKAVGFFLKALELDPENPETNYNLAVTYYRMNKKSDALKHYEAFIKYSGENYPNLKNSVTKIIEEIKETLQIV; encoded by the coding sequence ATGGAAAAGCAGGATTTTGAAACAAGATTTGAAGAAGCAAACTTAATGCTCAGATATAAAGAGTTTGATGAAGCTTGCAAAATTTATAGAGAGCTAATTCAGGAAAACTCTAATTTAGCGGAACTTCATAACAATTACGGGCTTGCTCTTTTTTATCTCAGTAAATTTGAAGAAGCAATAGAAGAGTTTAAAAAAGCCATTGAAATTAAAGAAGATTTTGCCTTGCCATATGCAAATATAGGGCTTGTCTATCTAAATAAAGAAGAGTATGAAAAAGCTGTGGGATTTTTTCTAAAAGCCCTTGAACTTGACCCTGAAAATCCTGAAACAAATTACAATCTTGCGGTAACTTACTATAGAATGAATAAAAAGTCTGATGCTTTAAAACATTATGAAGCTTTTATAAAGTATTCTGGAGAGAATTATCCAAATTTAAAAAACAGCGTGACAAAAATTATTGAAGAGATTAAAGAGACTCTTCAAATAGTGTAA
- the trmB gene encoding tRNA (guanosine(46)-N7)-methyltransferase TrmB, which yields MQNYIDYRKTQKPLEFENLVVEIGFGSGDFLIKLAKENRNEIFFGIEKSWIPVNKLLKKCGLKKINNIYCIRLDAYWAFQLLFRDNSVKKIIMNYPDPWFKKSHAERRLTRRENLYVYAKKLINDGEVKIRTDDYSFVEFTLQEASFLNCFSINVSNPTINEPLTKYEKRWLSMGKNIWDIVLKKEKEPITLKINEIKEVSELYPVRISADRVDVELVAYKEFKIEEALYIKCFSIWKKGQDYAVEVLLSENGFLQSFMVTVKKKNDYFIIDVSKFSEVLKTEGIQKALNFLAKIIGKERS from the coding sequence ATGCAAAACTATATCGATTATCGTAAGACTCAGAAACCTCTTGAGTTTGAAAATCTTGTAGTTGAAATTGGTTTTGGTTCAGGAGATTTTTTAATTAAGCTTGCAAAGGAAAACAGAAATGAGATATTTTTTGGCATTGAAAAATCATGGATTCCAGTAAATAAGCTTTTGAAAAAGTGTGGGCTCAAGAAAATCAATAATATCTATTGTATTCGTCTTGATGCATACTGGGCATTCCAGCTTTTATTCAGGGACAATAGCGTTAAAAAAATAATAATGAACTATCCTGACCCATGGTTTAAAAAGTCCCATGCTGAACGAAGACTTACAAGAAGGGAAAATCTTTATGTTTATGCAAAAAAATTAATTAATGATGGTGAAGTTAAAATAAGAACTGATGATTACTCCTTTGTTGAGTTCACACTGCAAGAAGCCAGTTTTTTAAACTGTTTTTCCATAAATGTTTCAAATCCCACAATAAATGAGCCTTTAACAAAATATGAAAAAAGATGGCTATCAATGGGCAAAAATATATGGGATATTGTTCTTAAAAAAGAAAAAGAGCCCATTACATTGAAAATCAATGAAATAAAGGAGGTGTCTGAGTTGTATCCTGTAAGAATTTCAGCAGACAGAGTAGATGTAGAACTCGTAGCCTACAAGGAATTTAAAATTGAAGAGGCTCTTTATATAAAATGTTTTTCTATATGGAAAAAGGGACAGGATTATGCTGTGGAAGTTTTACTCAGCGAGAATGGTTTTTTACAGAGTTTTATGGTAACTGTGAAGAAAAAGAATGATTATTTTATAATAGATGTGTCTAAGTTTAGTGAAGTCTTGAAAACTGAAGGCATCCAGAAGGCTTTAAATTTTTTAGCTAAAATAATTGGAAAGGAGAGATCATGA